Genomic DNA from Alistipes indistinctus YIT 12060:
CGTCGATAGAAATGGAACGGCTGGTAGGCCGGCTGGATTTGCACGTTTATAAAGCCGCAGAGCTGACAGACGATGCGGTGGAGCTGGTTTCTATAATCTTTTGCAACCAGGTGACCAAAAGCAACGTCCAGTACCAGAGCAACGCAATGCCCGCAGGCGATATCCGCCAGACGGAAACGCATACACCTTCGGCGGCGACTTTGCTGGAAGTGGTGCCCGACAATACCGATTATGCTTCACGCACGCCGTCCGATGCCGAAACGTCGTTCTACAGCTACCAGAATATTTCCGGGGCAACCGATCCGTCGGGAGCCGCCCCGGACGACTCCTCGACACCGTACCTGCTGGTAAATGTGAAAGTAAACGGCGCTCCGGTCACCTATCGCGGAGACCTGAAGAATCTGGCCGGACTGTACGACCTGGAACGGAACAAGGTATACCGTATCAAGACCGTCGTAGGGGAACCCCAAGGGATACTGTATCTGCGTATAGAGGTTATGAAATGGGATACGGAACTTTCGGAAATTACTTACGACAACCGGGCTTTTACGTTTTCAGGAACGGATAACGGAGCCAACCGCGGAGAGGTATCCATGTCCGATCCAGCCACTTTCAGCTTCAACCTTACGGCGCCTGCCGGAGCGGTCTGGGCGGCCAACCTCACCAACGGACTCGATTTCAAACTGCTCTCCGAAGGAGATTATGTTTCACAAGGCATTACCAGGGTCACTCCGTTCTACATCCGGATCGTGCCCTCTAAAACCTTTTCCGCAGGCGCAGACCGGCAAAGCCGGTTCTATATCACCGTAGACGGACAAAAAGCGACAATCAATCCAAACGGTGCGGGAGGCCCCTTCGACGACGGACGGAAATATCCGGGAACCGAAACCGAAATTCTGATCAAACAAATACAATAATGAGTGCCATGATACGAAAGCATACGATATTACCGATCCTCGCGCTGGCTGTCCTGTTTCTCGCCCCGTCGTGCCAAAAGGACCGGGGTTACTCGATCGCTGACGACGGCAGCCTGATGCTCCAGGTCATGTTGCCGGTGGAGCAATTCACCAAAGCGTCGGAAACCGGTGCGGACGAACTGAACGAAAATAAGGTGTCGACACTGGACGTCTTTATCTACCAGGAAGGCGAAGAGGCTTGCGTCCACTACCAGCGTATTACTCCGGCGGCCGGCCTCGTCCGGTACGGACTGACGAAAATGCAGAAAGATTTTGCCCTGAACGCCGGGTATACGGTATATGTCGTAGCGAACGGAGGGACGGCCACCGGCAGTGCGAAAAGCCTCGCCGAATTGAAAGCGGCCGTCATCGCCGAAGCGTTGGATCCCGATGCGGTACAGTCTGCGCTGCTGATGGACGGAAAATCGGCGGTAACGGTGCTGAACGACGGTACGAACACAAACAAAAACATCGATGTATCGCTCAAAAGGGGTGTTGCCAAAATCCGGGTAAACCTCAGCTACGGTACGGACTACCAGCCCACAGGCCAGGTAACGAAGAAACTGGTCAACTACGCGTACGACAGCCGGGTGCTGGAAAGCGGCGACGCCTATTCGCCCGCCCTTGCCACGACTGCGTCCTATACGAATACGGATGCCGTTTCGGGAGATGCGGATCAAATCATCTTCTATTCATACGCAAACGACTGGAACAGCGCAGTAGCCGACGAGACATTCATTTACCTGAACGTACCGATCCGAAAAGGAGCGGGTACCGAAAACCATTATTACAAACTTCCCGCAAACTACCGGCTCGCGTCCGATGGGAATGACCCGGCCCACCTGTACAAACTGCGGCGCAACTACATTTACAACATCACTGCGCATATCAACGGCGACGGAGGATCGAGCGCACCGGAAGCGGTTACATTGGAAAGTGTCAATTACCAGGTGGTCGACTGGACGACCAACCACGTGGACGTATGGATCAAGAACATCATGTACCTCTACATCGACGAACAGGAGATCGTAATGAACAACATCAGCACCTACCTGACCGGGTTTCAGTCTTCATCGGACAACGTGGAGATTCAGAACCTGAAGGTATTCGTCGAAGGAGTCGAAACTTCGACTGCCGGCGTGTCGGTCACCCGTGAACCTTTCGTGCACAACGGATCGATCACGATCAACAGCACCATTCCGGACAATTTCGTGCCGAGAACCATCACTTTTGACGTGGAAAACGGTGACCATATCGTGCAGAGTGTCAAGATAACGCAATATCCGCCCATCTGGATCGGACACATCACGTCGCAGGATGTGGACGGAACTAAAAACCGCAACATGTACACGGTCAACATCAAACAGGCTGACCTGCGGACGATTCCGATGCCGGACGTGCCGACCAAGGGAAGTTGGGGTGATGCCCACATACGCGGTTATTACCAGGAACTGACCGGACAACTCTACACCGGACCGCACCCTTACAACCCCGTCAACGACGGCAGGCAGGAGATGGAGTACGGATATTGCCAGATCGGTTACCCCGTACTGGATAAAAACGGCTATACCGATCCCTCGACCGAAAACCGGTGGATGATCTCTCCGAACTTCATGTTCGCCTCGCGGGTCTCCTCCTCGACGGACAAAGTCGATTTCTGGGCCGCCGTGAGCCGGTGCAAAAACTACTCCGAGACCGGTACGGACGGCGTGACCTATACCGGATGGCGCATGCCGACCTATGCCGAAATGCTGCTGCTGGACATTCTTCAGAACGTCAGCAAAAGCGAAATCAAGGAGATTACCGACCGGCACCGTTACTGGACCGCCGACCCCGCGTCCAACTCGGCATTCCGCATCCTGAATCCGTCCGGCGGTACGAACGGAGAAAACGCCAGCTATGCGGAAGTGCGCTGCGTGCGGGACATAGACCGCCCCTTATAGCCATTTGAAAAGATACGATTAATAAGATACGATGATGAAAAAGATATGTTACATCCTGTTGCTATCCCTGATCGCAATCCTGACCGCGTGCCAGAAATACGATCCCGGGACGGAACCTGTATCCCGAAGCGGAGACGGAGAGGTTCAATTCGCCTATTCGGTTCCCGACTACACGGTTCTCCGTACCCGGTCCGGCGAAAACACGGTCAGCGATATCAGCCTGCTGCAATTCGACGCCAACGGACTGTTCCTCGGCCGTTCGACCGCTACTGACATGCTGGCAGGAACCTTTAAAGCCAAAATCTCGGGGAGCACCCGCATTATCCATTTCATTGCCAATTACGATTGGAGCACGTTCGACGAACGCGGTTCGCTGGGTAAAGATGAGCAAACCCTCATTCCGGAATTCGAATCCGACGGCTGGGTACTGTGGGACCGCAGGGAAATCGATAATTTCAATACGCCGCCCCAGGTAAAGCTGCTGCGCAACCAGGCCAAAGTGACCGTGGAAATCGACCAGAACCTGCTGGATCTGATGGCCCAAGGACAGCGCGAGCAATTCACCATCGAAGGGTTCGCCCTCTACAATTATGCGACCCGGGGCACCGTCGCCTCCTTCCGGCCGAATGCAACCGATCCGTTCGAATGGTCGGCGGACCATCCCACCCTCCCGGGTAATCCGGGGATGTGCACAGACAAGCCTGCCGGACTCGACACCGAGCCCAAATATATGTTCGAAAGCGACAACAGCTACAACAACCAGACGGTCGTTATCCTGCACGCCGGCGGTGCATACAAGAAATATTACAAAATCCAGCTGATCGACAGCGAGCTGAACCTCTATCCGGTCGTAAGGAACACCCACTTCAGGATCAGGATCATCGATTACATGCCCGGAAACATC
This window encodes:
- a CDS encoding fimbrial protein gives rise to the protein MQKDKIFKTILLFCIPLLVLSCSKTAGDDSPGQDANLALALITRSENGDLAITGEDRFTSLAVYIFNNDNGDLEFSELITDFTPESSASLYTKSVRVTQDKKAVYAIANYAGQSFTAAGQPVTITEQTPRSVLDALQVASATFAGNDIVMVGKKVVEMTSTAVNASIEMERLVGRLDLHVYKAAELTDDAVELVSIIFCNQVTKSNVQYQSNAMPAGDIRQTETHTPSAATLLEVVPDNTDYASRTPSDAETSFYSYQNISGATDPSGAAPDDSSTPYLLVNVKVNGAPVTYRGDLKNLAGLYDLERNKVYRIKTVVGEPQGILYLRIEVMKWDTELSEITYDNRAFTFSGTDNGANRGEVSMSDPATFSFNLTAPAGAVWAANLTNGLDFKLLSEGDYVSQGITRVTPFYIRIVPSKTFSAGADRQSRFYITVDGQKATINPNGAGGPFDDGRKYPGTETEILIKQIQ
- the fimD gene encoding fimbrial tip adhesin FimD; this translates as MIRKHTILPILALAVLFLAPSCQKDRGYSIADDGSLMLQVMLPVEQFTKASETGADELNENKVSTLDVFIYQEGEEACVHYQRITPAAGLVRYGLTKMQKDFALNAGYTVYVVANGGTATGSAKSLAELKAAVIAEALDPDAVQSALLMDGKSAVTVLNDGTNTNKNIDVSLKRGVAKIRVNLSYGTDYQPTGQVTKKLVNYAYDSRVLESGDAYSPALATTASYTNTDAVSGDADQIIFYSYANDWNSAVADETFIYLNVPIRKGAGTENHYYKLPANYRLASDGNDPAHLYKLRRNYIYNITAHINGDGGSSAPEAVTLESVNYQVVDWTTNHVDVWIKNIMYLYIDEQEIVMNNISTYLTGFQSSSDNVEIQNLKVFVEGVETSTAGVSVTREPFVHNGSITINSTIPDNFVPRTITFDVENGDHIVQSVKITQYPPIWIGHITSQDVDGTKNRNMYTVNIKQADLRTIPMPDVPTKGSWGDAHIRGYYQELTGQLYTGPHPYNPVNDGRQEMEYGYCQIGYPVLDKNGYTDPSTENRWMISPNFMFASRVSSSTDKVDFWAAVSRCKNYSETGTDGVTYTGWRMPTYAEMLLLDILQNVSKSEIKEITDRHRYWTADPASNSAFRILNPSGGTNGENASYAEVRCVRDIDRPL